ATGTTATTTTACCTCCTATTGCTAAGCATTTTTGCATTTCTGGCAAAGTTTTTAATGGTGCTCCTGCAGCTTCAACTTGAAGATCCGCTCCCATTCCGTTTGTTACTTCCAAAACTTTTTCATAAGGATGAATATTTTCTTTCTCAATTTTTATAGGATTAAAAACATGATCTGCTCCTATTTCTTTAGCTAATTTAGTTCTTTCTTCAGAAGTTTCAAAAGCAATTACTTTTCCAGCTCCACTTGCTTTTGCTAATGCTATAGATGCTAATCCTATTGGTCCAGCTCCATAAACTACTACATATCCACCTGGATTAAATCCACCAGCTCTTACAAAAATTGCATTATATGCTACGCTTGTTGGCTCAACTAATGATCCTGCTTCATAAACTTTATCTTCAGAATTATAAACATTTAATAAATCGTTTATTTTCCAACAATATTTAGCATCTATTGCGATGTACTCTGCAAATCCTCCTTGAACTGTAAAACCCATTTCTTCAAGATTTTCACATTGATTTACGTAACCTCTTCTACATGGAGTACAATATCCACACCACCACATTTCTTCAGCTGTAACCATATCCCCTTCTTTCAATTCTTTTACTTTTTCTCCAACTTTTACTACTTCTCCAGATAATTCATGTCCAATAACTACAGGTAACTTAACTAACCCAGGATAAAGCATGTATCCTTCGTTGTCTTTTTCATACATGTGGGCATCTGATCCGCATATTCCACATGCTTTAACTTTTATTAAAACTTCTCTAGAACTTATTTTTGGAATATCTATTTCTTCAAGTTTTAAATTTGGATTATTCCATATTCTACTTCCAATACTAACTTTTCTAGTTTCCACTTCTATTTTAGAAGGGATATACCCTTTTCTAGGTTTCCAATTTGCATATAAAGTAGCTACTAACATAATTATTTAAAAGTAAATGGGATATATTTAAGCTTTAATGTTTTTCATAAAATTGTTAAAAAATGGTTATTATTTTGAATAATTTCAAATTTACACATTAAACTGGAATCTTTCTGTTAAAATCATTTTATACAATAAATTTTCATACCTATAATTTTTAAATAAGATTCTTCATTTTAATTCTTTGTGCTTCTTTATACATTGTAACTAAATTTTCAATTGGAGTTTCTGGTTGAGGAGAATGCGAAGGTGCTAAAACTAATCCTCCATTAAAGCCACACTCTTTAATCCTTTTATTCACCTCTTCCTTTACATCATTAATTGTTCCAAACGGTAAAGTTTTTTGAATAGATATCGTTCCATGAAGGATAATCTTATCTCCATATTTTTCTTTAACCCTAGTTGGATCCATACATTCAGGTTGTATTGGATTTAATATTTGTATTCCTATTTCTATTAATTCATTTATAATTGGTTCTATATTCCCATCACTATGATAAAAAATATAAATTTCATTTCTTGAATGCTTTTTTATTTCATTTATTAATATTTTCATTCTTTCTTTAAAATATTTTCTCCAAATAGCTGGAGAAATAACCATTCCTGTTTGCATCCCAATATCATCTCCAAGTTGTACAATATCGATTCCTAAATCTATGAATCTTTTAGCTTCTTCAATCCTATATTTTAAAAGTTTATCTAAAAGTTTATTAATAAAAATTTCATTTTTATATAAATCCATCATAAATTTCTGAAAACCTCTTAAAGACCAAGCAATTTCAAATAAAGAACCATATAAATGTGCTCCGATTACATATTTATTCTTCTTCTCCTTTATTATTTTTATTGCTTCATCAAATCTTCCAGGGGCATCTAAATCTGGGAATTCATAACTATCTAAAAGGTCTTCATTAGATAGAGGATGGTACACATACCTCCAGTGGAGTTTACTGGAAGTAATCTCATATCTTCTACCCCATTCATCTTCAAAAAGATTCTCGCCAATTATTTTTACATAGTTATCAAATGGAATCTCCATATACTTTGCTTTTTTCTTAAAAGAATTAGATATTCCTCTTTCAACATGTCTAAAATCAATTCCTAAAAAATTTAAAATAGCTTCGCGATCAGGAGTATTAAAATATTTTTCTAATTTTTTGTAGGTATCTAGGCGAAAACGCCCCTCAGGCTCATCAAGAGGAATTCTATCGGGAATTTCATATTCAAATGCTTTAAAAACTCTTTTTCTATGATCCATAAATAATACACCCTAATACAAATTATTATACGAGTTTTCTCTAGAGTATATAAGTTTTCTTATAGAAAGGGGAAATAATTTTTAACTTAAAAATTCTCTTTTAAGTATCTTAAGGAATTGTACGTTCTTATGCATAATTAATATTAAGGATGTTGTACTTTTTTTATAATCGAATTGCTTAGAAAAATTAAAAAAATCCTAGTTTTTCTTAAAAATTTATATATTCGAATACTACTAATACTTACGATTGAAAATGTCTGAGGAAAAAGTTAATAGAAGAGATTATCTTAAGTACACAGGTGCTGCAATTGGTGGTTTGGTTGTTGGCGGAGCATTAGGATATTTAGCTAAACCAGCTGAAGTTATAGAAAAAACAGTTGAGAAAACAGTAACAGCACCAGGTGTTGAAAAAACTGTGACTGTGTCTCCTACTAAACTTACACCAAAATATAAATTTTATGTGGTAGTTCATGGTGGTATAGTACATCCATTTTGGAAAGTCGTAGAAAAAGGAGTGAGAGATGCTGATAATATTCTTGATGAAGTAGAAGTAGTTTATACGGGACCTGAGATTTACAAACTTGAAGAATTTTTATCGTTAGTGGAAGCCGCTGTAGCGGCTAAACCTGATGCTATTATAGTTACAATGACAGCTCCAGATGCTATGAAATCAACGCTTCTGGAAGCAGCAAAGAAAGGAATTGTAATTACAGAAATAAATACCGCATGGCCAAAATACCCTGGCAGAGACCCACAAAAAGAAATACCTGTCTTGACTTATGTTGGAGAAGATCATTATAAAATGGGTGCTTTAGTTGCAAAATCAGCGTTAAGAATAGCCAAAGAAAAGGGTGTGACAATAAAAAGAGCAGTATATGGTAATCATCATCCAGGTGCTTGGCATATCGAGGAAAGAGCTAGAGGATGTGTAGAAACTCTTAAAGAAGCCGGTATACCTGCAGAACAAATAGATGTTACCGCAGATCCTGTCCAAGGAGCAGAGCTCCTTCTTGCTTATTTAAAGGCTCACCCCGATACCAACTTTGTTCAACCTGCAGGCACCGAACACACCGAAGCTTTTGTAAAAAGATTAGAAGAGGAGGGACTATTGGGTAAAGTGTATGTAGGTACCATAGATCTTTCCCCCAAAGTTTTAGAATACATTAAGGAAGGAAAGATGTGGTTTGCAACAGATCAACAACAAT
This genomic window from Nitrososphaerota archaeon contains:
- a CDS encoding substrate-binding domain-containing protein yields the protein MSEEKVNRRDYLKYTGAAIGGLVVGGALGYLAKPAEVIEKTVEKTVTAPGVEKTVTVSPTKLTPKYKFYVVVHGGIVHPFWKVVEKGVRDADNILDEVEVVYTGPEIYKLEEFLSLVEAAVAAKPDAIIVTMTAPDAMKSTLLEAAKKGIVITEINTAWPKYPGRDPQKEIPVLTYVGEDHYKMGALVAKSALRIAKEKGVTIKRAVYGNHHPGAWHIEERARGCVETLKEAGIPAEQIDVTADPVQGAELLLAYLKAHPDTNFVQPAGTEHTEAFVKRLEEEGLLGKVYVGTIDLSPKVLEYIKEGKMWFATDQQQYLQGYLGVMFTYLHVAYKFMPPSVFPTGEACVDATNVAAVVDLVNKGIR
- a CDS encoding uroporphyrinogen decarboxylase family protein, producing MDHRKRVFKAFEYEIPDRIPLDEPEGRFRLDTYKKLEKYFNTPDREAILNFLGIDFRHVERGISNSFKKKAKYMEIPFDNYVKIIGENLFEDEWGRRYEITSSKLHWRYVYHPLSNEDLLDSYEFPDLDAPGRFDEAIKIIKEKKNKYVIGAHLYGSLFEIAWSLRGFQKFMMDLYKNEIFINKLLDKLLKYRIEEAKRFIDLGIDIVQLGDDIGMQTGMVISPAIWRKYFKERMKILINEIKKHSRNEIYIFYHSDGNIEPIINELIEIGIQILNPIQPECMDPTRVKEKYGDKIILHGTISIQKTLPFGTINDVKEEVNKRIKECGFNGGLVLAPSHSPQPETPIENLVTMYKEAQRIKMKNLI
- the iolM gene encoding scyllo-inosose 3-dehydrogenase, with translation MLVATLYANWKPRKGYIPSKIEVETRKVSIGSRIWNNPNLKLEEIDIPKISSREVLIKVKACGICGSDAHMYEKDNEGYMLYPGLVKLPVVIGHELSGEVVKVGEKVKELKEGDMVTAEEMWWCGYCTPCRRGYVNQCENLEEMGFTVQGGFAEYIAIDAKYCWKINDLLNVYNSEDKVYEAGSLVEPTSVAYNAIFVRAGGFNPGGYVVVYGAGPIGLASIALAKASGAGKVIAFETSEERTKLAKEIGADHVFNPIKIEKENIHPYEKVLEVTNGMGADLQVEAAGAPLKTLPEMQKCLAIGGKITWIGRADVEAPIFMENFQVRAAQIYGSQGHSGYGTFMNVIRLMASGKIDMTKIITRRYKLSNVLEAMEQAKKRVDAKITIKP